One Roseimaritima multifibrata DNA window includes the following coding sequences:
- a CDS encoding vWA domain-containing protein — protein MIADLQTWSWNGSTWQAYWPLPIWVVGLLAILLVAVAVLSYWKNAPGLGPRFLMIFLRAFSLLMLLAMLSGFALARYETQPAEVVLLLDHSGSMQAPADVSTSAGSDALSRLQQASDILLDDQNVLSLLQESYQVRIEGWNGSIDLNDPQELAEELADLEEYPRSPLGNWLLETVALQAGQRTAAIVLISDGIVTDGKTLQAAADQAAIQQIPLVMVGLGKTEVRLDLAIEDVIHGAWALMGDRVTVQAMVRTTGLKAGQEVEVQLQDESTGEVRDRQTIRVADGESMHAVELTFVADQPKEAMWKVVVVPQATEIERANNERVIRVDIRDQPLKVLLVQDRPSYEFRYLKHLLERVRNQADSSKPLIELTSVLQSGDPEYARQDQTAEILPPVGREALKQMDAVILSDAALSLLGDIFLKQLALAVQEDGVGLIIVAGPRHLPAELKGTPLQSMVPVDLQSVETPRSTQGMKSIRWTPLGKNTSSLRLSESGDVPLPMLSAVWAARQVRPLGKVLWESDDAEALPIVVTQFAGAGQVRLQLTDETFRLQSFDGTGNLHERYWLQAIRELARGKRQASNSPWELEVEGDRFAVGETVPLRAKIQGDPQVVKVLLRSGDHEQMIELDSVGPGEYRAAAVDLPAGSYQAILIEPLIASGAPLEDRFVVDVTPLEKIRLNSDFAAMQVAAERSGGTFLEPNARFAKQLQAAIPALPPVRLQPLPATPLWNHPLVALLLFTSLAAEWILRTNFNPKRLFSKSSA, from the coding sequence ATGATCGCGGATCTTCAAACTTGGTCTTGGAATGGGAGCACGTGGCAAGCGTACTGGCCGCTGCCGATTTGGGTTGTCGGCCTGTTGGCGATTCTTTTGGTTGCTGTCGCCGTTCTTTCCTATTGGAAGAATGCGCCGGGCCTTGGTCCCCGCTTCCTGATGATTTTTCTCCGCGCTTTCTCCTTGCTGATGCTGCTGGCCATGTTGAGCGGGTTTGCTTTGGCAAGGTATGAAACCCAGCCAGCGGAAGTTGTTCTACTGCTGGATCATTCCGGGAGCATGCAGGCTCCTGCTGACGTATCAACTTCCGCGGGGAGCGACGCACTTTCCCGTCTTCAGCAAGCTTCCGATATTTTGCTGGATGACCAGAATGTCTTGTCTCTGCTGCAAGAGAGTTATCAGGTTCGAATTGAAGGCTGGAATGGCTCGATTGATCTAAACGATCCGCAAGAACTAGCGGAGGAATTAGCGGATTTGGAAGAGTATCCACGCAGCCCACTTGGAAATTGGCTACTGGAAACGGTCGCGTTGCAGGCTGGTCAACGAACGGCGGCGATCGTGTTGATTTCAGATGGGATCGTTACCGACGGCAAAACCTTACAAGCCGCTGCGGATCAAGCGGCAATCCAGCAAATACCACTTGTGATGGTTGGACTGGGGAAGACTGAAGTCCGATTGGATTTGGCGATCGAAGACGTGATTCATGGTGCCTGGGCCTTGATGGGGGATCGCGTCACCGTGCAGGCGATGGTGCGAACAACCGGGCTGAAGGCGGGCCAAGAAGTGGAAGTGCAGCTTCAGGATGAATCGACCGGTGAAGTGCGTGATCGTCAAACGATCCGTGTTGCCGATGGAGAAAGCATGCATGCGGTGGAGCTTACGTTTGTTGCGGATCAACCGAAAGAGGCTATGTGGAAAGTCGTGGTTGTGCCACAGGCGACTGAAATCGAACGGGCCAATAACGAGCGAGTGATTCGTGTCGATATACGCGATCAGCCATTAAAAGTGTTGTTGGTTCAGGACCGGCCTAGCTATGAATTTCGATATCTAAAGCACTTGCTGGAACGGGTGCGGAACCAAGCCGATTCAAGCAAACCTTTGATCGAACTGACGTCGGTGCTGCAGAGCGGAGATCCTGAATACGCACGTCAGGATCAAACGGCGGAAATCCTTCCGCCGGTGGGGCGGGAGGCTTTGAAGCAGATGGACGCGGTGATCCTTAGCGATGCGGCGCTTTCTCTCTTGGGAGATATCTTTCTGAAACAACTTGCGTTGGCGGTTCAGGAGGATGGGGTCGGTTTGATCATTGTTGCGGGACCTCGGCATTTGCCAGCAGAACTAAAGGGGACGCCGTTGCAATCGATGGTTCCTGTTGATTTGCAAAGTGTTGAAACGCCTCGTTCCACGCAGGGGATGAAGTCGATTCGTTGGACTCCGCTGGGAAAAAATACCTCGTCGTTGCGGTTAAGTGAGTCAGGGGATGTGCCGTTGCCAATGCTGTCCGCCGTTTGGGCTGCCCGTCAGGTAAGGCCGCTTGGTAAAGTGCTTTGGGAATCCGATGATGCGGAAGCGTTACCAATTGTGGTGACTCAGTTTGCGGGTGCCGGTCAGGTTCGTTTGCAGTTGACCGATGAGACGTTTCGGCTGCAGTCGTTTGACGGTACCGGCAATTTGCATGAACGCTATTGGTTGCAAGCGATCCGTGAACTCGCTCGTGGAAAACGGCAGGCTTCGAATAGTCCATGGGAATTAGAAGTCGAGGGTGACCGGTTTGCCGTCGGTGAAACGGTTCCGTTGCGAGCGAAAATTCAAGGTGATCCGCAAGTCGTGAAAGTGCTGCTGCGAAGCGGCGATCATGAGCAGATGATTGAATTGGATTCCGTCGGGCCAGGAGAGTATCGAGCGGCGGCGGTGGATCTGCCGGCGGGAAGTTACCAGGCCATTTTGATCGAACCATTGATCGCCTCCGGCGCTCCGCTGGAAGATCGTTTTGTCGTCGATGTGACGCCGCTGGAGAAGATTCGCTTGAATAGCGACTTCGCCGCGATGCAGGTGGCTGCGGAGCGTTCTGGTGGAACTTTTTTAGAACCAAACGCTCGCTTCGCAAAACAATTGCAAGCGGCCATTCCAGCACTCCCTCCCGTCCGCTTGCAGCCTCTGCCGGCGACCCCGCTGTGGAATCATCCGCTGGTCGCTTTGTTGCTTTTTACTTCATTGGCGGCGGAGTGGATTCTGCGGACGAATTTTAATCCGAAGCGTTTGTTCTCAAAATCTTCAGCCTAA